A single window of Nicotiana sylvestris chromosome 3, ASM39365v2, whole genome shotgun sequence DNA harbors:
- the LOC138887581 gene encoding proline-rich receptor-like protein kinase PERK8 — MDHLMDVVHSNSTTSTTANGAWQIVQFPKKSILRRSPYTDDPLPVLPPLETRVVGQSGKQGVINPNNLPFTKLTLTPLTNTTTTGSKLPSTLNPVLINNKYHTLVDDPPENDTCLLNPIPNNLQLSKTTQVPMHSVQSGHSSKPTPSHISNPITNHTTRHDIPSHMQSMPQSPTIPSSPPQEKYTTTLPNPPPPPLNIRIPPSFQASVAMQLGHNESPTTLQPPSTSIGIAPSPLQTPNIVSTNLTPPLSESPNEDHVSLQLSQSSPMAKNSTKAEHSTLTT, encoded by the coding sequence ATGGatcatctaatggatgttgttcaCTCTAATTCCACTACTTCTACTACGGCTAATGGAGCATGGCAAATTGTTCAATTTCCGAAAAAATCTATCCTTAGAAGATCTCCTTACACAGATGATCCATTGCCAGTGCTACCTCCACTGGAGACAAGAGTGGTAGGTCAGTCAGGTAAGCAAGGGGTGATTAACCCTAATAATCTTCCTTTTACTAAGTTAACATTAACTCCGTTAACTAATACAACAACTACTGGTTCTAAGCTACCCTCCACCCTTAACCCtgtattaattaataataagtaTCATACATTAGTAGATGATCCACCTGAAAATGATACCTGTTTATTAAACCCAATACCTAATAATTTGCAACTCTCAAAGACCACTCAAGTGCCTATGCACTCGGTCCAATCAGGGCATTCTTCAAAACCTACTCCTTCTCATATATCAAACCCTATCACTAACCATACAACTCGACACGATATCCCTTCCCACATGCAAAGCATGCCCCAATCCCCAACCATACCTTCTTCACCTCCACAAGAAAAATATACAACAACACTACCAaaccctccacctcctcctttgAATATCAGAATCCCTCCATCATTTCAAGCTTCTGTTGCCATGCAACTAGGCCATAATGAGTCTCCCACTACTCTTCAACCGCCATCCACATCCATTGGCATTGCTCCATCTCCACTTCAAACACCAAATATAGTCTCTACCAACTTGACTCCTCCTCTATCAGAATCTCCCAATGAAGACCATGTTTCCCTTCAACTTTCTCAGTCATCTCCGATGGCCAAGAACTCAACCAAGGCAGAACACTCAACACTTACAACATAA